A stretch of DNA from Arachis hypogaea cultivar Tifrunner chromosome 19, arahy.Tifrunner.gnm2.J5K5, whole genome shotgun sequence:
TATAATATGATGTGATATAatagaaaatattaaatatttgtaAATGACTGTGAAACTAtcttgtctttcttttctttgtatatATTATAATGGAAAACTATGTCCAAATGCTTTGAAACTTTAATTAACTGGCAGCTATGTATAAGAAGGAATTGTCTAAGGTGGGGAAACTTGAAATTGGTTCTTAAAGGATTAGGGAAGAATATTCTAATTTAATGGTCTATATTAGTTTCTAACAAAACATatgtaaatttataaaattttactttaaagttGTACTAATTATGAAAAAGGTCTGTTAgattaaataataaattgataaaataattgaaaactaattatatcttttttattaattttttaaaaaaattaaaagaaatctttTAACATTATGAAGAAATAATATTTTAGTATCAGTATAAAAGATTAAAAAGTTTTTTAATTGTATTACAACTTAAAAtttgatttctattttaaaatattaaaatatctatagaattcatattaaaaaaccaaaatatttgttaattagcattaaatttaaaataccaaaatattttttatgtaataattttaaaattaccaTTACacattttatatgaataaataatattatttgatttattagcaactataaattttaatttaatattaaaaagattaaaatattttatagttaattttaaaataccaaaacaaTCTTTTTTAGCATTAaccttaaaaaaactaaaataccattttagaataaaaattacttaattgTATTAGAAATTGTAAATTTAACATTTGAAACAATTAAAATATTCATAtaagtaaattttaaaataacaaaataatattttaaagttaatctaaaacaaattaaaataccaTTATAGATTAAATTCACATTGTTTGATCGTATTAGAAATGAAAAATTCGAATTTGATTTTAACAAGACTAAAATACTCATTTTAAATGACTAAGATACcctttttaaaactcaaataaaaataatttttttgtattaatttttaaaaattctaaaatatcttttaaatttaaagatatttgattgtattaaaaaataatatttaaatttcattataaaaagactaaaatttacataaaattcattttaaaatagaaaattttcttaacattaattttaaagagataactttttttattataattataataatttttattattattgatattaatgTAGTACATTAAttgatattattataattattattattactgttattattgttactttttatgactaacatttttaacaaaaatattttagattttttaatgaaattgtttTTAGAAataagcaagtaatttaaatttgcAGTATTTCTCTTATTAGTGATGTTAACACGTGTAAAAAATGGTATAAACTCTTCAAGAATAtgggttttgaattctctttaaacacatatgataattatatgaatGTGATAGTCATATAAAGGTTAATTACTTGATTATCATATTTCAAAATGACTCGAtgttttttacatattttaaatttatccaGATCCATTAAGGACTTTAAAATACTTTTCTCATGCTAGAAGCTTCCGTATAAGAAAATTATTGGCTGGCTATCATACATCATCTGTTGGTGAATCATCCATAAAAAAGTCCTGGAGAAACATGATATTGATGATGACGTGAGCACTGACAAACCAAGcccaacaatgcttagtcaattGCAGAGTTCAAAATGACCAAAATTTTTCACTCAGGCACCCTTTAAATACCCTGCTAAAACATGCAAGAAGCAGTTCAAGGCACAAACAATAGAGAGATAAGAGTTGTGAAGGGAAACTTATTATATCAATAGGATGGCAGAAGTGAGCAACAAACAGGTTGTGGCTGCACGGAACATAACTGGTAATCCAAAAGAGAGTGACATGTATTTGAAGAGTTCCACCATAAGCTTGGAACTTCCTCCAGAGGCTGAAAATGCTGTGCTTGTTAAGAACCTTTACTTATCTTGTGATCCTTACATGAGAGGAACCAGGGGAAAGGATATCAAACGCCTCTTCTATTCTTTCACTCCTGATTCAGTAAGCACTTCATATTCATTTCTTTTAATTCATCAAAGTACATATGGTACTGCAGAATTTGTTTATTAACAGGTCCAATTTGATCACTAAAATTGCTACTTCCTAGAATTATATTTTAGCCTATTTTATAggatattttgttttttattttccacAGTATTCCACTATTCCCTATTTCGATAGGCCAAAAATTAATCTGTATCTAAGTTTCATTTAAGAGTCTACAACTTCCTAACGAGTTGCTGCATACATAAATTAAGATTCGAATCTCGACACTTGTTTGAATGAACTAGTGAGCTGACTTTTTTACCAACTCTGATTATTGGTTATTTTACAGGATATTTTAGTCAATGTATAGTGACACATCATATTCAGATTTCATGgactaaatttaattttgaaatttcaggactaacttttattttttattttttatttgcagCCAATAGTTGGGTATGGAGTATGCAAAGTAGTGGATTCCAAACACCCTGGATTCAAGAAAGGAGACTTGGTGTGGGGAGTGACCAAATGGGAAGAGTATAGTGTGATCACATTGACAGATAGCCTCTTCAAAATTGAGCATACAGATGTACCTCTTTCCTATTATACTGGACTACTTGGTAAGTAATTAACTCTTCTGGAAGCTTCCTCATTTTCATACATGGAATTCTAGGCATATTTCATAATACTTGTTTGCACATGCAGGTATGCCTGGTATGACTGCTTATGCAGGTTTCTATGAAGTTGGAGCTCCAAAGAAAGGAGATTATGTCTTTGTATCTTCAGCATTTGGtgctgttggtcaacttgttggtCAACTTGCAAAATTGATGGGATGTTATGTTGTTGGAAGTGCTGGCAGCAAAGAAAAGGTACATATGATGTTAGTAACTTTAATTGGAACCTAGTCTGTGTTTGTCCAAGAATTCCGG
This window harbors:
- the LOC112777364 gene encoding 2-alkenal reductase (NADP(+)-dependent), producing MAEVSNKQVVAARNITGNPKESDMYLKSSTISLELPPEAENAVLVKNLYLSCDPYMRGTRGKDIKRLFYSFTPDSPIVGYGVCKVVDSKHPGFKKGDLVWGVTKWEEYSVITLTDSLFKIEHTDVPLSYYTGLLGMPGMTAYAGFYEVGAPKKGDYVFVSSAFGAVGQLVGQLAKLMGCYVVGSAGSKEKVEILKNKYGFDGAFNYKEEHDLDATLKRFFPEGIDIYFDNVGGDTLEAALINMRRRGRIVVAGMISQYELDEPQGIKNLLNIIYKQIRIEAFIVFDYYEHYPKFLEIVVPYIKEGKISYVEDIAEGIEKAPAALEAMFTGRSAGKQVVLVANE